One window of Novipirellula aureliae genomic DNA carries:
- a CDS encoding competence/damage-inducible protein A: MFQVWRPSSNPHSGNEKFDIFTVTKKWISAKEHLLVVDPDPTIQILSLPIRITDGPTVRMSQQNSTKWTAEVISIGDEMTSGARLDTNAQWLSQRLAELGIEVLFHTTVCDTLAHNVNVFQTAARRVDFVVCTGGLGPTRDDLTREALSEVASDPLELRKQALDHIETLFSSRGRPMSERNRLQAMFPSTSTIIPNPLGTAPGIDLRLREDASDHVCRVFALPGVPAEMMPMFDQYVAPSLVSNNGDQHVIRSLVMKFFGTGESAMEERLGDTIARDRQPRVGITVSAATISLRITAHAETAQECEAMIADTKTEILGRVPEYYFGDGENYEQYHAIDSSLRSRGESLMVVELGYAAPLNDWFASLGDTPSYRGGLSLANERELRRHTSASALAEAITQLKSQFDVDWLLLVDGYPSLNSPLVREPSETMPNASVKMLVSSPDGVLHERKSTIAGHPDILQPRIGKTAMEHLRAVMAATDLA; this comes from the coding sequence TTGTTCCAAGTCTGGCGTCCATCGAGCAACCCACATTCAGGTAATGAAAAATTCGACATCTTTACCGTAACGAAAAAATGGATTTCAGCGAAAGAGCATTTGCTGGTCGTTGATCCTGATCCTACAATCCAGATCCTTTCACTACCGATCCGCATTACCGATGGGCCAACCGTACGGATGAGTCAGCAGAATTCAACAAAATGGACAGCGGAAGTGATCTCGATTGGCGACGAGATGACGAGCGGTGCCAGGCTCGATACGAACGCCCAATGGCTTAGCCAACGATTGGCGGAACTCGGCATCGAAGTCCTCTTTCATACTACCGTTTGCGATACGTTGGCTCACAATGTCAACGTCTTTCAAACCGCAGCTCGCCGGGTCGATTTCGTCGTTTGCACCGGTGGACTCGGACCAACGCGAGACGACCTGACTCGCGAAGCGCTGTCCGAAGTCGCAAGCGACCCCTTGGAACTTCGCAAACAAGCTCTCGATCACATTGAAACCCTGTTTTCGAGTCGTGGGCGTCCGATGTCCGAGCGAAATCGGTTGCAAGCAATGTTTCCGTCGACGAGCACAATCATTCCCAACCCGCTCGGCACCGCACCTGGGATCGATCTGCGACTTCGGGAGGATGCTTCCGATCACGTTTGCCGGGTCTTTGCGTTGCCGGGTGTGCCAGCGGAAATGATGCCGATGTTCGACCAATACGTTGCCCCCTCGCTGGTTTCCAATAACGGTGACCAACATGTGATTCGCAGCCTTGTAATGAAATTCTTTGGAACGGGGGAAAGTGCGATGGAAGAACGGCTCGGCGATACGATTGCGCGTGATCGGCAACCGCGAGTCGGAATCACCGTAAGCGCCGCAACGATCTCCCTCCGCATAACCGCTCATGCTGAAACCGCCCAAGAATGCGAAGCGATGATTGCCGACACCAAGACCGAAATACTCGGCAGAGTGCCCGAATATTATTTCGGTGATGGCGAAAACTACGAGCAATATCACGCGATCGACTCGTCGCTGAGAAGCCGAGGCGAATCCTTGATGGTCGTTGAACTAGGCTATGCGGCACCGTTAAACGATTGGTTTGCCTCGCTTGGCGACACGCCGTCGTATCGAGGTGGCCTATCGCTGGCAAACGAACGGGAACTACGAAGACATACCTCCGCATCTGCCCTTGCCGAAGCGATCACCCAACTCAAGTCGCAATTCGATGTGGACTGGCTACTGTTGGTCGACGGTTATCCGTCACTCAATAGCCCGCTCGTTAGAGAGCCGTCAGAGACGATGCCGAATGCCAGCGTCAAGATGCTCGTCTCATCGCCAGACGGAGTCTTGCATGAGCGAAAATCAACGATTGCCGGTCATCCTGATATTTTGCAGCCGCGAATAGGCAAAACGGCGATGGAGCATTTGCGAGCGGTGATGGCGGCGACCGATTTAGCGTAA
- a CDS encoding glycoside hydrolase family 2 TIM barrel-domain containing protein: MKSSILLSFLLGLMMTSQAQSVSTDFDADWKFHLGDAPGAEQPTLNDQSWRSLRLPHDWAFESDYSRDAAQTDKGGYKPGGIGWYRKAFDFSDEWENQKVFIAFDGVFMNSKVWLNGHLLGERPYGYIRFEYDLTPYLQPKNNVLAVRVDCSREPAARWYHGCGIYGHVKLEAHAAVHVVTDGVCITTPEVSDRMAEVNVQTEIANTLDRSERITLETLLLDPDGKEIARESEGHSIGGNGIQVFDKKFQVSSPRRWDTKTPSLYTVVSRIKLNGKWLGETRSRFGIRTIRWDTATGFWLNEKNVKLQGVCDHLEAGPVGAASPDELIAWKIRLLKEMGCNAIRTAHNPQVPKFYELCDEMGMLVMDEIFDGWKKKAAQDYGKQAFDQWWERDLRAWLRRDRNHPSVVVWSLGNETGGNIAKELVRVCHEVDPTRSVTSGHSGSEFMDVEGVNGASERPMFFDHTPDKPFVATEAPHTWQVRGYYRTKTWFRDGYPANNAKRAFACPDLTEQEIFHYDWAPPGGNRNRKQIFNSSYDNAMVRITARKNWELMRDLPWYSGHFRWTGFDYLGEAGYVHGGWPFRAFMGGALDLAGFKKDLYYFYQSQWTEEPMVHILPHWTHPVMESGTEIPVWVYSNCDEVELFLNGKSLGKDRPGTKWDEMQCEWLVPWTSGTVEAVGYRNGREVARRSQTTSGAPAALKVTVEGDACPIITVSEVDENGVLNPYAENRIHYFISGPASILSLESGNPVNTENNFGTTSRTAFFGLGRAFLRLSGVEVSENENKVSAVVGAICGEPQLLTSNKIHIDAQSCSIRGEVMPRDLKIFYSTDGSDPRTPYIGGFEVQPGTTVKAAVYDGDLFLFDMEEQFAEGLGLYWGDAGSDEASQAAIGDQAEDAKLSSAVVKRNGKGFHGKGYVDFGNNQGSVEWYQENDGSPETVALHFRYSGNAKGRSGRPMKLIVNGVESELFFKNTANWGSDWKTVTVEARLNSGANHIVLSTIGRGGMYIDELIVE, from the coding sequence ATGAAAAGCTCGATACTACTTTCATTCCTGCTGGGTTTGATGATGACAAGTCAAGCCCAGTCCGTATCGACTGATTTCGATGCGGATTGGAAATTCCATTTGGGCGACGCTCCTGGTGCGGAGCAACCGACATTGAATGATCAATCTTGGCGAAGCCTGCGATTGCCGCATGATTGGGCGTTTGAGTCGGACTACTCCAGGGATGCGGCGCAAACCGACAAGGGCGGTTATAAACCAGGCGGCATCGGATGGTACCGCAAGGCGTTTGATTTTTCCGATGAATGGGAAAACCAAAAGGTCTTCATCGCATTCGACGGTGTGTTCATGAATAGCAAGGTGTGGCTCAATGGTCACCTGCTAGGCGAACGCCCCTATGGCTATATCCGTTTCGAATACGACCTGACTCCGTATTTGCAGCCGAAGAACAACGTACTAGCGGTCCGAGTGGACTGTTCACGCGAACCTGCCGCACGCTGGTATCATGGCTGTGGTATTTATGGGCACGTAAAGCTAGAGGCCCACGCTGCGGTCCATGTCGTCACCGATGGCGTGTGCATCACTACGCCCGAGGTCTCCGATCGCATGGCGGAAGTTAACGTGCAGACCGAGATCGCTAACACGTTGGATCGAAGCGAACGTATCACTTTAGAAACTCTGCTGCTTGATCCGGACGGAAAAGAAATCGCTCGGGAATCGGAGGGCCATTCGATCGGCGGTAACGGGATTCAAGTTTTCGATAAGAAGTTTCAAGTTTCCTCTCCTAGACGTTGGGATACGAAAACGCCTTCGCTTTACACGGTGGTCAGCCGCATCAAACTCAATGGTAAATGGCTCGGTGAAACCCGATCGCGTTTTGGCATTCGAACGATCCGCTGGGACACGGCAACGGGATTTTGGCTGAACGAAAAGAATGTCAAACTCCAAGGCGTCTGCGATCATCTCGAAGCGGGACCCGTCGGTGCGGCTTCGCCTGACGAATTGATTGCATGGAAAATCCGACTGCTAAAAGAGATGGGCTGCAATGCCATCCGAACGGCGCATAATCCGCAGGTGCCGAAGTTCTATGAATTGTGTGACGAGATGGGCATGTTGGTGATGGATGAAATCTTTGACGGCTGGAAGAAAAAGGCGGCACAGGACTATGGAAAGCAGGCGTTCGACCAGTGGTGGGAGCGTGATTTGCGGGCCTGGCTCCGCCGCGACCGCAATCACCCGAGCGTTGTTGTGTGGAGCCTGGGCAATGAAACCGGCGGCAACATCGCGAAAGAACTGGTCAGGGTCTGCCACGAGGTCGATCCAACGCGATCGGTAACCTCAGGACATTCAGGTTCGGAGTTCATGGATGTGGAGGGAGTGAATGGGGCGAGTGAACGACCGATGTTCTTCGACCATACGCCCGACAAGCCGTTCGTGGCTACCGAAGCACCGCATACCTGGCAAGTACGCGGATACTATCGCACGAAGACTTGGTTCCGGGATGGTTATCCAGCGAACAACGCGAAGAGAGCTTTCGCGTGCCCCGATCTGACCGAGCAAGAGATCTTCCACTACGACTGGGCTCCTCCCGGCGGCAACCGCAACCGCAAGCAGATATTCAATTCCTCCTACGACAACGCGATGGTGAGGATCACGGCTCGTAAGAATTGGGAACTGATGCGAGATCTGCCCTGGTACAGCGGTCATTTCCGCTGGACCGGATTCGACTACCTCGGTGAGGCTGGCTATGTGCATGGCGGTTGGCCTTTCCGTGCTTTTATGGGCGGAGCTCTCGATCTGGCTGGCTTCAAAAAGGATCTCTACTATTTCTACCAAAGCCAATGGACGGAGGAGCCGATGGTACACATCCTGCCGCACTGGACCCATCCCGTCATGGAGTCTGGCACCGAGATTCCTGTTTGGGTCTATTCCAATTGCGATGAAGTCGAACTCTTCCTCAACGGTAAGTCGCTCGGTAAAGACCGCCCCGGAACGAAATGGGACGAAATGCAGTGCGAGTGGTTGGTGCCCTGGACGTCTGGCACGGTCGAAGCGGTTGGCTATCGCAACGGCCGAGAGGTGGCTCGCAGATCACAAACGACTTCGGGTGCTCCAGCCGCGCTAAAGGTGACAGTTGAAGGGGACGCCTGCCCAATCATTACGGTTTCCGAAGTGGACGAAAACGGTGTGCTGAATCCTTACGCGGAAAACCGAATCCACTATTTCATCTCTGGGCCAGCGTCCATCTTGTCGCTCGAAAGTGGTAATCCGGTGAATACGGAAAATAACTTCGGCACCACGTCGCGAACTGCGTTCTTTGGTCTTGGCCGAGCTTTTCTAAGGCTATCAGGCGTTGAGGTATCAGAAAACGAAAACAAAGTCTCTGCAGTCGTCGGCGCTATCTGTGGCGAGCCGCAATTGCTGACTTCAAACAAGATCCACATCGATGCACAATCGTGTTCGATTCGAGGCGAAGTGATGCCTCGCGATTTGAAGATTTTCTATTCAACGGATGGCTCGGATCCGAGAACGCCCTACATCGGTGGATTTGAGGTTCAGCCTGGTACGACGGTGAAGGCGGCGGTCTATGACGGCGATTTGTTCTTGTTCGATATGGAAGAACAATTTGCCGAGGGGCTGGGACTTTACTGGGGGGATGCTGGAAGTGATGAGGCCTCTCAAGCGGCGATAGGCGATCAAGCCGAAGATGCCAAGCTTTCATCCGCCGTCGTCAAACGCAATGGTAAGGGATTCCACGGCAAAGGTTATGTCGATTTCGGTAACAACCAAGGATCCGTGGAATGGTATCAGGAGAATGACGGAAGCCCGGAAACCGTCGCACTTCATTTTCGCTATTCGGGTAACGCGAAGGGACGCAGTGGCCGCCCGATGAAACTTATCGTCAATGGGGTGGAATCCGAACTGTTTTTTAAGAATACAGCGAACTGGGGTTCGGACTGGAAGACGGTTACTGTGGAAGCTAGGTTAAATAGTGGTGCCAACCACATTGTGCTTTCAACCATTGGACGCGGTGGGATGTATATCGATGAACTGATCGTCGAGTAG
- a CDS encoding phosphatase PAP2 family protein, translated as MDARLGTNTQRNTGTKLRPKISMFGGSHADEFAPFRTTSLMWISGIALMSVPMLTLVDVPVGRWFDRTELPREITDFLTLTSFFPHGLGIFLILLTILVMAPRSRRYISRLAVLALGAGAVATIVKMFVLRERPGNINLDIASYDVAWRWVFDWSLDRVAAFDSSTRAFPSGNMTTATAFTVGLWAVLPRGRIIYSIFLVGVLLKQMFVGAHFLSDVCGGAAFGLCWAYICFHPKLLGGLFDRMESERRPVKAVPDEMFSGECKIVVDDADEKPVAQTDRDQPGKIAA; from the coding sequence ATGGACGCCAGACTTGGAACAAACACTCAACGCAACACCGGGACGAAGTTACGCCCCAAAATTTCGATGTTTGGTGGCTCTCATGCAGACGAGTTCGCGCCTTTTCGGACGACGAGTTTGATGTGGATATCGGGTATCGCTTTGATGAGCGTGCCGATGTTGACGTTGGTCGATGTTCCCGTTGGTCGCTGGTTTGATCGCACCGAGCTACCACGTGAAATAACCGATTTCTTGACGCTGACGAGTTTTTTTCCCCATGGATTGGGGATCTTTCTGATACTTTTGACGATCCTCGTCATGGCCCCCCGTAGCCGCCGGTATATTTCACGATTGGCTGTTTTGGCTCTTGGTGCCGGGGCAGTCGCGACCATCGTGAAAATGTTTGTGCTTCGCGAACGGCCTGGAAATATCAATTTGGATATCGCCTCCTACGACGTTGCTTGGCGTTGGGTGTTTGATTGGTCGCTCGACCGTGTCGCCGCGTTTGACTCGAGCACGCGAGCGTTTCCGAGCGGGAACATGACAACGGCGACCGCCTTTACCGTCGGGTTGTGGGCGGTACTGCCAAGAGGGCGAATTATCTACAGCATTTTCCTTGTCGGCGTCTTGCTAAAACAAATGTTTGTGGGCGCTCACTTTTTGAGTGACGTTTGTGGCGGGGCTGCATTCGGTTTATGCTGGGCCTACATCTGCTTTCACCCCAAGTTGCTTGGAGGGTTGTTTGACCGCATGGAGTCCGAACGTCGCCCGGTAAAAGCCGTACCAGACGAAATGTTCTCAGGCGAATGCAAAATCGTTGTGGACGATGCCGATGAAAAACCAGTTGCTCAGACCGATAGAGACCAACCAGGAAAAATTGCTGCTTAG
- a CDS encoding translation initiation factor codes for MTRLFAGTPFDIPPTCEVCGKLESECDCPPPVIPFADPSKQKAKVFTERRKNKRTMTIVKGLAPDETDLSQLLSTLQSTCGAGGSLQGTQLEIQGDHLQRVKEKLKSIGYRLS; via the coding sequence ATGACAAGACTCTTTGCTGGCACCCCATTCGATATTCCACCAACCTGTGAAGTGTGCGGGAAATTAGAATCCGAGTGCGATTGTCCACCTCCAGTGATCCCGTTTGCTGACCCCAGCAAGCAGAAGGCCAAGGTCTTTACCGAACGCCGCAAAAATAAACGCACGATGACCATTGTCAAAGGCTTGGCTCCCGACGAAACGGACCTAAGCCAACTGCTTTCCACACTACAGTCGACATGCGGAGCAGGCGGCTCTCTGCAGGGAACGCAGCTGGAAATTCAAGGCGATCATTTGCAAAGGGTCAAAGAGAAACTCAAATCGATCGGTTACCGCCTATCGTGA
- a CDS encoding peptidase C39, whose amino-acid sequence MNSTNDLIFAMVTMGIAAIAAGVIASTKQVAGKLQQGQSMILALTVVVVGMFTFLFYAAGRMFWARFIEDSAVIVWSNFTPLFAAVSAGLVFRLPKTPLWRRILLFVSLSIAAVLAVLWPFLNIWLRPPLPAGNEVHSGVTMQTAWATCSPAAASTFLRAGGIEVTEGDLIPLCLTDRSGTPTLGLYRGLKLAANANQRDVEAVSMTHEELASNQEWPLLITVQLPASGVENPSYEEDWGWIPGLGHSVVVFGRIADTGHYRIGDPSIGAELWTSVDMQVLWHGDAIRFKGRSR is encoded by the coding sequence ATGAACTCAACCAACGATTTAATTTTCGCGATGGTAACGATGGGGATTGCTGCGATTGCCGCTGGAGTCATTGCCTCGACGAAACAGGTGGCGGGAAAGCTTCAACAGGGCCAGTCGATGATTCTGGCTCTGACCGTCGTCGTCGTAGGAATGTTCACCTTTCTGTTTTATGCTGCCGGTCGCATGTTTTGGGCTAGATTCATCGAAGACTCCGCCGTGATTGTTTGGTCCAACTTCACTCCCTTGTTTGCAGCGGTGTCGGCTGGATTGGTGTTTCGATTGCCAAAAACGCCTCTTTGGCGACGAATCTTGTTGTTCGTATCACTCTCGATCGCGGCGGTGCTTGCGGTGCTTTGGCCATTCTTAAACATTTGGCTTCGCCCACCTCTTCCGGCTGGGAACGAGGTGCATAGCGGAGTGACGATGCAAACCGCCTGGGCAACGTGTAGTCCCGCAGCTGCATCAACATTCCTCCGGGCTGGCGGGATCGAGGTTACCGAAGGAGATTTGATTCCGCTTTGCTTGACGGACCGTAGCGGGACGCCAACGCTGGGTTTGTACCGAGGTCTCAAGTTGGCTGCAAATGCGAACCAGCGAGATGTCGAAGCCGTATCGATGACGCACGAAGAATTGGCATCGAACCAGGAGTGGCCGCTTTTGATAACCGTACAGTTACCCGCATCGGGTGTTGAGAACCCAAGCTATGAAGAGGACTGGGGCTGGATCCCTGGGCTTGGACATTCCGTCGTTGTCTTTGGCCGAATAGCAGATACGGGGCATTATCGAATCGGCGACCCGTCAATCGGTGCCGAACTTTGGACGAGTGTGGACATGCAAGTTTTATGGCACGGGGACGCGATTCGCTTCAAGGGGCGTTCGCGTTAA
- a CDS encoding alpha/beta hydrolase: MKNRRMTILETHALLRCMPRLRRLIACFLVGLGINVPVRAQVPDVVSKPNQAANRSVKTSVQYAGGVPTPTLTEVKYGDHPRQIMDFWKAKSTSPTPLVFVIHGGGWNGGSKERIDRFVNVAALLKEGISVVAINYRYIRQAGDLKPPVQAPLHDAARALQFVRSKATEWNIDKQRIGAAGGSAGACSSLWIAFHDDLAEPESDDPVARESSRLWCAAVTRPQTSLDPKQMKQWTPNCQYGGHAFGKSNFAEFLRDREQLLPWIAEYSPYALVSKDDPAVYMSYTSPPALGKVEKDPTHTSNFGVKLQEHCLANGVSCELFYPGVPDVKNETTTEFLIAKLKELQ; this comes from the coding sequence ATGAAGAACCGGCGAATGACAATCCTTGAAACGCATGCTCTCTTGAGATGCATGCCCCGTTTGAGACGACTGATCGCGTGCTTCTTGGTTGGTCTGGGGATCAATGTTCCCGTTCGAGCCCAAGTCCCCGATGTCGTATCGAAGCCGAACCAGGCTGCGAATCGCAGCGTCAAGACGTCCGTGCAATACGCTGGGGGGGTCCCCACGCCGACGCTAACGGAAGTGAAGTATGGCGATCATCCGCGACAGATAATGGATTTTTGGAAGGCGAAGTCGACTTCACCTACCCCGTTGGTGTTCGTCATTCACGGTGGTGGTTGGAACGGTGGCAGCAAGGAGCGGATCGACCGTTTTGTAAACGTTGCGGCATTACTGAAAGAGGGGATTTCCGTCGTCGCGATCAATTACCGATACATCCGGCAGGCTGGTGATTTGAAACCGCCGGTCCAGGCACCACTGCACGATGCAGCCCGCGCGTTGCAGTTCGTTCGCAGCAAGGCGACCGAGTGGAATATCGACAAGCAAAGAATTGGTGCCGCGGGTGGATCCGCCGGTGCGTGTTCAAGTCTCTGGATCGCTTTTCATGATGACCTTGCCGAGCCCGAAAGCGATGATCCGGTCGCTCGAGAATCGAGTCGGCTTTGGTGCGCAGCGGTGACCAGGCCGCAAACCAGCCTCGATCCTAAGCAAATGAAGCAGTGGACTCCCAATTGCCAATACGGAGGCCATGCCTTTGGCAAATCGAACTTCGCCGAGTTCTTACGAGATCGCGAGCAACTACTGCCCTGGATTGCGGAGTACTCGCCTTACGCCCTGGTTAGTAAAGATGATCCCGCCGTCTATATGAGTTACACGTCCCCCCCAGCTCTTGGCAAGGTGGAAAAGGATCCGACTCATACGTCGAATTTCGGTGTCAAGCTTCAAGAGCATTGCCTCGCGAACGGAGTGTCCTGCGAATTGTTCTATCCGGGAGTACCCGACGTGAAGAACGAAACCACCACGGAATTCTTGATTGCAAAACTCAAAGAACTTCAGTGA
- the tpiA gene encoding triose-phosphate isomerase produces MSRRTLIAGNWKMNMRCESAVALAKGVVAAVGSQPSAEVVLCPPSVYLSKVGEAVAGTPVELGAQNVYAADDGAFTGEVNPSMLTDVGCQFVILGHSERRTLMGETDADVSKKLHAALAGRLVPIVCVGESLEQREGDETEQVIERQINGSLAGLDDVRAAGIVIAYEPIWAIGTGKVASPEQAEEVHAFIRQELSKMFGKEVADQIRIQYGGSVKPGNAKELLGQPNIDGALVGGASLTVEDFSGIIAAV; encoded by the coding sequence GTGTCGCGCCGAACTTTGATTGCTGGAAACTGGAAAATGAACATGCGGTGCGAAAGTGCCGTTGCGTTAGCAAAAGGCGTTGTCGCAGCCGTTGGAAGTCAGCCCAGCGCGGAAGTCGTCCTTTGCCCGCCGTCGGTCTACTTGTCCAAAGTAGGTGAAGCGGTCGCTGGCACTCCCGTCGAATTGGGTGCTCAAAACGTTTACGCAGCCGATGACGGTGCGTTCACCGGAGAGGTCAACCCGTCAATGTTGACCGATGTGGGATGCCAATTTGTGATTCTCGGGCATAGTGAACGCCGCACGTTGATGGGCGAAACAGACGCGGACGTGAGCAAAAAGCTTCATGCCGCACTCGCCGGGCGTTTGGTTCCAATCGTATGTGTTGGTGAATCACTTGAGCAGCGTGAAGGTGACGAGACCGAGCAAGTGATCGAACGACAAATCAACGGCTCGCTCGCTGGACTCGATGACGTTCGCGCAGCAGGAATTGTCATCGCTTACGAACCCATTTGGGCTATCGGAACCGGTAAAGTTGCATCGCCCGAACAAGCCGAAGAAGTCCACGCATTCATTCGCCAAGAACTCAGCAAAATGTTCGGCAAAGAAGTCGCCGACCAAATCCGAATTCAATACGGCGGCAGCGTGAAGCCAGGCAACGCAAAGGAATTGCTGGGGCAACCCAACATTGACGGGGCACTGGTCGGCGGGGCAAGCTTAACCGTAGAAGACTTCTCGGGTATCATCGCCGCAGTCTAG